The following are encoded together in the Fimbriiglobus ruber genome:
- a CDS encoding acyl-CoA thioesterase: protein MSERQREITLRFLAEPTDVNFGGKVHGGAVMKWIDQAGYACAVGWSGQYCVTAYVGGIRFLKPIPIGHMVEVNARVIYTGRTSMHVAVNVRAADPRGGDRTHTTHCVIIFVAVNSNGEPVPVSSWTPETEEDRAQEQYARRLMELRKSIEEEMQQYQA, encoded by the coding sequence GTGAGCGAGCGGCAGCGCGAAATTACCCTGCGGTTCCTGGCGGAACCGACGGACGTCAACTTCGGCGGGAAGGTCCACGGCGGCGCCGTGATGAAGTGGATCGACCAGGCCGGCTATGCCTGCGCCGTCGGCTGGAGCGGGCAGTATTGTGTCACCGCGTACGTCGGCGGTATTCGGTTCCTCAAGCCCATCCCCATCGGGCACATGGTCGAGGTGAACGCCCGGGTCATCTACACCGGCCGGACCAGCATGCACGTGGCCGTCAACGTGCGGGCGGCCGACCCGCGCGGCGGGGACCGCACCCACACCACGCACTGCGTCATCATCTTCGTCGCCGTGAACAGCAACGGCGAGCCGGTCCCGGTGTCGTCGTGGACACCGGAGACGGAAGAGGATCGGGCGCAGGAACAATACGCCAGGCGGTTAATGGAGCTGCGCAAGAGCATCGAGGAGGAGATGCAGCAGTACCAGGCGTGA
- a CDS encoding STAS domain-containing protein: MANDMTAQLANEYFQVKRHGDVAVIVPSPEVEQLPDNLIQPAAAMVLAPLKEDPPSHLIVDLAGVRYFGSAFITFLLRCHLLIKQRGSELVLAGVNQRIRELLRTTALDTLWALYETRQEALNALSGSD, from the coding sequence ATGGCTAACGATATGACCGCCCAGCTGGCGAACGAATACTTCCAAGTCAAGCGTCACGGCGACGTGGCGGTAATCGTTCCCTCGCCGGAAGTCGAGCAACTGCCGGATAACTTGATTCAGCCGGCCGCGGCCATGGTTCTCGCGCCCCTCAAGGAAGACCCGCCGTCGCACCTCATCGTCGACCTCGCGGGCGTGCGCTACTTTGGGTCGGCGTTTATTACCTTCCTGCTCCGCTGCCACTTACTCATCAAACAGCGGGGGAGTGAGCTGGTACTCGCCGGCGTCAATCAGCGGATTCGCGAGCTGCTTCGGACCACCGCTCTGGACACCTTGTGGGCGCTGTATGAGACGCGGCAGGAAGCACTTAACGCGTTGAGTGGGTCCGACTGA